CCGTCTGGCGACCACGCCGGCGCGGCAAAGGAGACGAACCCGCTGGTGGTATTCGTGCGATTCCTGAGTGCGGACCCGTCAAGCGCGATGGTGTAGATATCGTTGGCATATCTCTCGGCCAACGGATCGTATTGGCTGGACCGGCGTGCGAACGCGATCCTTGTCTCGTCGGGAGACCACGAGGGCTCAGCCCCTTCTGTCAGCGGGGTGGCCCCCGAACCGTCCGCGTTCATGATCCAGACCTGGCCACCGGCGGCATAGGCGATCCTGGTTCCGTTGGGGGACCACACCGGATCGGTCTCGTGCTCCGGCGTCCGGGTGAGCCGAACCGGGTGGGAGGCGTCGGCCTCCATCACGTAGATCTCCGAGTTGCCGTCGCGGATAGACGTGAACACGATCTTCGAGCCATCGGGCGACCAGCGGCCGGCCACGGCCTGAGCGTTTGGCGTGAGGTCGACAATTGCCGAGCCGTCCTCATTCATGCGATAGATCTCGGGAGTTCCGCTCCGGTCGCTGGTGAACAGCAGCTGACCGGTACCGGGGCCGGGCGGGCGCACGCAGACCACGTCGAACCGAGCGACGCCGGTGCCGCCCGTGATGACGACAGCAGGGAGAGGATTGAGTCCTACCACGGTGCAGTTCGCAGCGATGCCGATCAGGCGCAATATGTGACTGCCCCCACCCAGGCTCGAGACCAGGATTGAGGCACTCCTGCCGATCGGCCTTCCTGCCGTACCGTCCACCTCGACTCGGTAACCGTCGGGGTCGAGAGAAAGACCGGTGGTCGTGCTGAAGATCTCCAACGTTCCGGTCGCCGAGCATTCCACCGCAAACGTCAGGTCGGCCATCGTGTCCGGGGCAACCGTCACCCGCTCCGGATTGGCGCCGCTCACTGCGCAGTTCGGGGCAACGCCCGCGAGCTTCACCTCGTGGGCACCGGCTTCCACACCTTCCAGGGTGACTGAAGTACTGTTGCCAGGGAGCTCCACCGAGTCACCATCGAGCACGACCATGTATCCGTCGGCATCGAGCGAGTCTCCGGAAGTCGAGACACTGACCTGGACGCTGCCTGACCCTGGCTGGGTGAGGTCACTGCCGCCGCACCCCGGGAGAACGGCGCATGTAAGTCCGGTCGACAGCCACCCAACGAACCACGGCATCGAGAAACCCACGGGGTGGCTCATCGTGCCTCCGGAAGGGCCCAGGAATCGATATGTGGCTCAGGGGATACAGAGGACATCGAACGACACATTGACCGCTGCCCCGGCGATCACGGAGATCCTCTTCGGATTCGCCAGCCAGAAACCGCACCCGGGAGACATGCCGGTCAGTTTCACCGAGTGGGTTCCCGGTGCGACTTCGGAAAAGATGACCGTCTCGGCGGTGCCGATGGCGCGAGCGGTCCCGCCGTCCAGAGAGACCGAATACCCATCGGGATCGGTGAAGGTTCCACTGGTGTGGGTCGTGACCACGATCCGACCCGCCGAGAAGGACGTGCAGATCACCTCGAACGTGGCTCCGGCGGTGTCTCCCGGGGCCACTGACAGCTCCAGCGGGTCGACGCCGGTCACCGAGCAGTTACTCGCCAGGTCGCCAAGCGACAGGGTATGGGTGCCGGCGCCCCGGTCCAGCCTGAGCGTGGTGTCCGGCTCCACTGGCTGGCCCGGTTCTCCATCCAGGTAGAGCCCGTACCCATCGGGGTCGGGGTCCCCTCCGCTGGTCACAACGCTGATTTCCAGCACCGCCCAGGCGGCGCAGTGAACGCCAAATGTCACTTCGACCGGTCCCTCACTGGCGACAACCACATTCTGTGGGTTGGAAGTGGTCAGAGAGCAGTTAGCCGCGACATCGGCGAGCCTGAGCGAGTGGGTTCCTAGAGCGATCCCCGTGATTTCCGAGGTGCCGTTGCTGGGGGACGTCAGTACTGGAGTGTCGTCGATGCGGATAGCGTAGCCGTCCGGGTCGAGAGCCTCGCCCAGGGTTCTCGTGACCACCGCGACGCTTCCGCTGGTGGGCGGCGGAGGGGGTGGCAGGGGCGCCGTCGAGTTGTCGGCGCCACAGGCGGCGATCAGCGAGCAGCTTAGGATAGCTGAAAGGGGTCCGAGCTCCCACCCGGGTTGACGCGGCCGAAGAATTCTCGTGAGTCGGGACATGGTGGCTCCATCCCCTCATTGGCCCAGCGGCTTGCCGTGAGGAATCAGGGCGCGTATATGCTAGGTTCCGGCGGTCAATCCCCGGTCAATAAGGAGTCAACTGCAGAGCCATGCTCCGGCTGCGCACCTTCGGTGGGCTGTCCCTGTCGCGTGGGGCCGAAAACCTCACCGGCGCCGTCACCCAGCGGCGGCGGCTGGCGATCCTTGCCCTGCTCGCCGTGGCTCGGGACGGCGGACTCAGCCGTGACAAGCTGCAGGCCTGCCTCTGGCCCGAGTCGGATGCCGAGCGGGCGCGCCATGTGCTGAACCAGCTCCTCTATGCGCAGCGGAGGCAGCCTGGCCAGGAGGCCCTGTTCGTAGGGAAAAAGACGCTCCGGCTCAATCCCGAGGTGATCACGACCGACGTGGCTGAGTTCGAGGAGGCGCTGACTCGGGGAGCTCTGGAGGAGGCGGTCGCCCTTTATGGGGGGCCATTTCTGGATGGATTCTTCCTGAAGGACGCGCCGGAGTTCGAGCGCTGGGTGGACGGCCAGCGCAACCGCCTGGCGCGACAAGCCGGGGCCACGCTCATCGCGCTGGCGAAGCGTGCAGCTCTGAATGAGGACGATCCAGGCGCGCTGGCATGGTGGCGTCGCGCCGCCGATCTCGACCCGCTGGACTCAACCGTCGCGCTCGCGCTGGTCCAGACGCTTGCTCGGCTCGGCGATCGCTCCGGCGCGCTTCGACACGCCCGCCGACACGCCCAGGAGCTCGCGGCGCAGCTCGGTGTGCCGCCCGACCCAGGCTGGCGGGAGATCATCATTCAGTTGGAGGGGTGAACCCACTGGCTGGATCTCCCGGGACGCGTATGATTAGGCGTCCTCTTCCGATTGTGGAGTCCCGATGCGCATCGGAGTTCCCAAAGAGACCGCTCCCGGCGAGCGGCGGGTCGCGCTGGTGCCCGATTCCGTGGCGCGGCTGGTCAAGGCCGGGCACGAGGTGCTGGTGCAGCGCGGAGCGGGGGAGAGCGCCTACTATCCGGACCGGGACTACGCCACCGCCGGCGCCACCCTCGCCGAGGACGCGCCGGCGGTGTTGGGGCAGGCCGACTTGGTGCTCAAGGTCCAGAAACCCTCCGCCGAGGAGGTGGGCGCGCTTCGGGCCGGCAGCACGCTGGTCAGCTTTCTGGCGCCGGCCGCCAGCGCCGAGCTGCTGGCCGATCTCGCCGCCCGCAACGTCACGGCGCTCAGCATGGAGCTGGTTCCCCGGATCACCCGCGCCCAGTCGATGGACGCGCTCTCCTCCCAGGCCACGGTGGCCGGCTACCAGGCGGTACTGCTCGGCGCCACCCGGCTGCCCCGGTTGCTCCCCATGCTCACCACGGCGGCTGGCACCCTGGCCCCGGCCAAGACCTTCGTCCTCGGCGCCGGGGTCGCCGGGCTCCAGGCCATCGCCACCGCGCGAAGGCTGGGGGCGATCGTCTCCGCGTTCGACGTCCGGGCGGTGGTCAAGGAGCAGATCCACAGTCTCGGCGCCAGCTTCGTGGAGGCGGAGCAGGTGAGCGCGGAAGGCCAGGGCGGGTACGCTACCGAGCTGGCCCAGGAGCAGCAGCGCAAGGTGCTGGAGGCCGTCGGCCGCCACATCAAGGACATGGACCTGGTCATCACGACGGCGCAGATCCCCGGCCGCCCGGCGCCGCGCCTCATCACCGAGGAGATGGTCGGCTCGATGCGGGCTGGCTCGGTCATCGTGGACCTGGCGGCGGAGACCGGGGGGAATTGCGACCTCACCCGCCTGGGCGAGACCGTCGTCGCCCACGACGTCCGGATCCTGGGGCCCGCCAATCTGGCGAGCTCGCTGCCGCTGCATGCCAGTCAGATGTACAGCCGAAACCTGCTGACCCTGCTCCAGCACCTGCTCAAGGACGGCGCGCTCGTGCTCGACCTGGCCGATGAGATCACCGGCGCCATGGTCGTGGTCCACGAGGGCGAACTCCGGAGGAAATGAGATGTCCGGCACCGCCATTATCGAGCTCTACGTATTCGTGCTCGCCGGTTTCGTCGGGTACCTGGTCATCACCAAGGTGCCGCCGCTGCTGCACACGCCGCTCATGTCCGCCACCAACGCCATCTCGGCGATCTCGCTGGTGGGCTCGCTGGTGGCCGCCGGCGCGGACCGGAACCGGGTCAGCACCATCCTCGGTTTCGTGGCGGTCACCGCGGCCACCATCAACGTGGTCGGCGGCTTTCTCATCACCGACCGGATGCTGAGGATGTTCAAGCGGGAGGACAGCCCGCCCCAGGTCAAGCCGTGACGGCGCGGGAGCTCTTCATCCAGGCCACCTATCTGGCGGCCTCGGTCCTCTTCATTCTGGGTCTCAAGAGTCTCACCCGCGCCGACCGGGCGCGGCGGGGGATGAACCAGGCCGCGGTAGGCATGCTGCTGGCGATCGTGGGCACGCTGGTGAACCACGAGATCGTGCGCTACGACTGGATCATCGCCGGCCTCCTAATCGGCACGGTGATCGGCTATCCCCTCGGCATGTTCGTGCCGATGACGGCGATGCCGCAGCGGATCGCGATCTCTCACATGTTCGGCGCACTCGCGGCCACCCTGGTGGGCATCGCGGAGTACTACACGGCGATGTCGCACGGCGGGGTCGAGGGCCCCAAGATGGCCGCGCTCGGGTTCGAGGTGGTGTTCGGGGCGCTCACGGTGAGCGGGAGCTTCATGGCGTTCGGCAAGCTCCAGGAGTTCATCACCGGCCGGCCGGTGACCTACCCGGGGCAGAACCTGGCGAACATCGGCCTCTTCGCGCTCACCCTGGCGATCTTCGCCTTTCTGATCGTGCATCCGGGGCACCCGGCGCTGTTCTACAGCATGGTGCTGTTCAGCTTCGTCTTCGGCTTCCTCCTGGTGCTCCCCATCGGCGGGGCCGACATGCCGGTGGTCATCTCCCTGATGAACTCCTACGCCGGGCTGGCCTCCGCGGCCACCGGCTTCGCCATCGGCAATAACGTGCTGATCATCGCCGGCGCGCTGGACGGAGCCTCGGGCTTCATCCTCTCGATCATCATGAGCAAGGCGATGAACCGCTCCTTCGGCAACGTCCTGTTCGGCGCCTTCGGGAGCGCGGGCGGACTGGCCTCCACCAAGACCGCCACCGGGTTGACGGTGCGTCCGATCTCCATCGAGGACGCGGCCATCCAACTGGCCTACGCGCAACACGTGATCGTGGTGCCGGGGTACGGCCTGGCGGTGGCCCAGGCGCAGCACCAGGTCCGGGAGCTGGCGGACCTGGTGGAGAAGAACGGGGGCGACGTGAAGTACGCGATCCACCCCGTCGCCGGCCGGATGCCGGGGCACATGAACGTGCTGTTGGCAGAGGCCAACATTGCGTACGACAAGCTCAAGGAGATGGAGGAGATCAACGGCGAGTTCGCCCACGCCGACGTGGCCCTGGTCATCGGGGCCAACGACGTGGTGAACCCGGCCGCCCGCAGCGACCGCTCCAGCCCGATCTACGGCATGCCTATCCTCAACGTGGACCAGGCGAAGCATGTCATCGTGATGAAACGGAGCATGAACACCGGATTTGCCGGTATCGAGAACGAGCTGTTCTACGACCCCAAGACTTCCATGCTGTTCGGCGATGCGAAGGCGTCCCTCACCAAGCTGGTGGCGGAGGTCAAGAACGTCTAGCCGCGGCCGAGGATCAGATCATGCGACGCACACGACCGATAACGCTCACCGTTGCCACCCTCCTGACCATCGTGCCCGCGCTCCGGGCGCAGGAAGCCTGCAAGGATGTGATGCGGGTGCCCGCCGTGGGCAAGTGGGTCGAGTATCAGGCACTCTATGACCAGAAGGACAAGTACCTCCTGCGCTACGCCGTGGTGGGCGCGGAGAAGCGACCAGGCGGCGACTATCGCTGGCTGGAGATGAAGATGACCAACGAAACCGATCCCAAGAAGAACATGGTGTATCAGATGCTCGTCCCGGGCGCATTGGACCAGATCGGGGACGTGCAGGAGGTGATCATGAAGCCTGGCGACCGTCCGGCGATGAAGATGAACGGGATGATGTTGGGCATGATCCGGGGCCAGCTGCAGAAGAAGTCGGTGTTCGGCAACATCTGCGACGAGGTCACGCTGGTCGGGCCGGAGAAGGTCACCGTGCCGGCGGGGACCTTCAACAGCAAGCATTACCACAGCGCCAAGTACGAGACCGACAGCTGGGTGGATCCCGCCCTTTCGTTCGGCATGGTGAAGTCGACGGGCAAGCACCACGACATCGAGCGGTTGCGGGACGGCGACGGCGCCACTTCGTCCATCACCGAGACGCCGGAGGAAATGCCGGGGATGAGCGGCAAGAAGAACGAGTAGGCTAGGCCCTCGGAGCGGGGCGAGCCCGGCGGCGGGGGGACGTATCGGCTACGGGGAGGTGGGCTTGACTGCCAAACCAGCAGTATGATCTTCTGCTACTCCTTCCTATCGTGCACCCCCGTGCCTATCAGCGCAACTACCATCAACGTCAAGCTTTACGTAAGGTGTTGATTTTGAGCATCTTACATGCTATATTGGCCCGTCTTACTATCACACGGCCTCTGATTCCTTGGCTGGTATACTGTGGGGGGACGGGAGTCCTGGAGGAGGCAAATAGCGTGACCATGAAGGCGCGTGCCAAGCGTCGCCCGGTGCGACCGGCGCAGATCGCTCGTGCAATCGATGAAGGCCGCGAAAGTCTGGACCTGTATCTCGACGAGATCAGTCGGGTCCCACTGCTCAATCGTGAAGAGGAGATGGAGCTGGCCCGCAAGGCGTACAAGGGAAACATCGCCGCCCAGGAAAGGCTTGCCCGGCACAACGTGCGATTCGTAGTCTCCGTGGCCAAGAAGTTCCAGAATCGGGGCGTCCCGCTGGTCGACCTGATCGGCGAGGGCAACCTGGGGCTGATGACGGCCGCCCGGAAGTTCGATCCCGACCGCGGCGTCAAGTTCATCTCCTACGCCGTGTGGTGGATCCGCCAGGCAGTGCAGGCCGCCATCGCGCGCCACGGCCGGCCGGTGCGGGTGCCACTCAATCGGACCGCGGATCTGAGCCGGCTCGGCCGCACCACCACGCTGCTCAAGGACCGGCTCGGCCGCATGCCCACCACCGAGGAGCTGGCCCGCGCCACCGGGCTCACCGTGGAGGCGGTGCGCTCGCTGAGCGCGCTCAACTCCGAGGCCGTGCGGCTCGACCACCCCACCCGGGACGGCGAGGGCAACGAGCGGATCGAGCGCTTCACCAGCGGGGAGCAGGAAAGCACCGACATGAGCACCATGGCCAACAGCCAGACTCGGGACATCGAGGCGGCCCTGGCGGCGCTCCCCCCGCGCGACGCGAAGGTGCTCCGGCTTTACTTCGGGCTGGACGACGGGAACAGCCGAACGCTGGAGGAGATCGGTCGCATGATGGGCGTCACCCGCGAGCGGATCCGCCAGCTCCGGGACCGCGCGCTGCTGCGGCTTCGGGAAGGCGAGACCGGCGATCGGCTGCGGGATCTGGTGGCGTAAGACAAGGGCGGCGGCGGTAAAGACGGGAAGGGCGGTAAGGCTCGAAACATGGGCCTTCCGCCTTTCCTTTTTACTTCTCCGACCCTTTCGCTTTCCCGTCCTTCCCGTCCTTCCCGTCCTTCCCGTCCTTCCCGTCCTTCCCGTCCTTACCGCCCCCGCCGCCCTTCCCCGACAAACTGCCGCAGCACCCGCTGCAGAATGCCGCCGTGCCGGTAGTAGTCCAGCTCCACCGCTGAGTTGAGCCGGACGGTCGCGGGGAAGACGGTCTCCCGGCCCGTCTCGTCGCGCGCGGTGACCCGCACGGTTCCGCCCGGCTCCAGCCCCTCCGCGATGCCGCTGATACTGAACGTCTCGGTGCCGGTGAGCCCGAGCGATGCCCGGTCGCTGCCGGGTGCATAGGCCAGCGGGAGCACTCCCATCCCAACCAGGTTGCTGCGGTGGATCCGCTCGTAGCTCTCCGCGATGATGGCCTTGACGCCGAGCAGGGCGGGGCCCTTGGCAGCCCAGTCCCGGCTGGAGCCGGTGCCGTACTCCTTGCCGGTGAGGATGATCAGCGGCGTGCCGGCCGCCTGATACCGCATGGCGGCGTCGTAGATCGAGATCACTTCGCCCGAGGGGAAGTGAAGCGTCCAGTTGCCCTCCCGTCCCGTTACCAGATGGTTGATGATGCGCACGTTGCCGAAGGTCCCGCGCATCATCACTTCGTGGTTGCCGCGCCGGGAGCCGAAGGTGTTCCAGTCCGCCTGCTCTACGCCGTGCTCCCGCAGGTACGCGGCGGCGGGGCCGTTCTTGGGAATGGAACCGGCCGGCGAGATATGATCGGTGGTCACGGAGTCGCCCAGCACCGCCAGGACCCGTGCGCCTGCCAAGTCGCTGAGGGGTGGCGGGTCGGGCGGGAGATCGGTGAAGAACGGCGGCTCCTGGACGTAGGTCGAGCCGGGGTCCCAGGCGTAGCGGCTCCCCGACGGCACGCTCAGCGACCGCCAGGTCTCGTCTCCCTCGAACACCTGTCCATAGCGGTGCTCGAAGAGCTCAGGCTTGAGCGACTGGGCCATCGCCTCGCGCACTTCGGCGGCGGTGGGCCAGATGTCCCGGAGGTACACCGGCTTCCCGTCCTTGCCCGTGCCCAGGGGCTCGCGCGAGAGGTCGATGTCCACCCGTCCAGCCAGGGCGAACGCCACCACCAGCATCGGTGAGGCGAGATAGTTGGCCCGCACCTGGGGATGGACCCGCGCCTCGAAGTTACGGTTGCCGCTGAGGACCGCGGCGGTCACCAGCGAGTGCTCGTCGATCAGCCGCGCCACGGTCTCGGGCAGTGGCCCGCTGTTGCCGATGCAAGTGGTGCAGCCGTAGCCCACGGTGTTGAAGCGAAGCTGCTCGAGGTAGCGGAGCAAGCCGGAGCCGTTGAGATAATCGGTCACCACCCGGGATCCGGGTGCCAGGCTGGTCTTGACCCAGGCCCTGGTCATGAGCCCGCGCTCGACGGCTTTCCGTGCCAGCAGCCCGGCGCCGATCATCACCGACGGATTGGAGGTGTTGGTGCAACTGGTGATGGCGGCGATGACCACGGCGCCGTCGTGCAGGGTGATGTCGGTGCCGTCGATCTGACCCTTCA
This Gemmatimonadales bacterium DNA region includes the following protein-coding sequences:
- a CDS encoding BTAD domain-containing putative transcriptional regulator, with product MLRLRTFGGLSLSRGAENLTGAVTQRRRLAILALLAVARDGGLSRDKLQACLWPESDAERARHVLNQLLYAQRRQPGQEALFVGKKTLRLNPEVITTDVAEFEEALTRGALEEAVALYGGPFLDGFFLKDAPEFERWVDGQRNRLARQAGATLIALAKRAALNEDDPGALAWWRRAADLDPLDSTVALALVQTLARLGDRSGALRHARRHAQELAAQLGVPPDPGWREIIIQLEG
- a CDS encoding Re/Si-specific NAD(P)(+) transhydrogenase subunit alpha, translating into MRIGVPKETAPGERRVALVPDSVARLVKAGHEVLVQRGAGESAYYPDRDYATAGATLAEDAPAVLGQADLVLKVQKPSAEEVGALRAGSTLVSFLAPAASAELLADLAARNVTALSMELVPRITRAQSMDALSSQATVAGYQAVLLGATRLPRLLPMLTTAAGTLAPAKTFVLGAGVAGLQAIATARRLGAIVSAFDVRAVVKEQIHSLGASFVEAEQVSAEGQGGYATELAQEQQRKVLEAVGRHIKDMDLVITTAQIPGRPAPRLITEEMVGSMRAGSVIVDLAAETGGNCDLTRLGETVVAHDVRILGPANLASSLPLHASQMYSRNLLTLLQHLLKDGALVLDLADEITGAMVVVHEGELRRK
- a CDS encoding NAD(P) transhydrogenase subunit alpha produces the protein MSGTAIIELYVFVLAGFVGYLVITKVPPLLHTPLMSATNAISAISLVGSLVAAGADRNRVSTILGFVAVTAATINVVGGFLITDRMLRMFKREDSPPQVKP
- a CDS encoding NAD(P)(+) transhydrogenase (Re/Si-specific) subunit beta, which codes for MTARELFIQATYLAASVLFILGLKSLTRADRARRGMNQAAVGMLLAIVGTLVNHEIVRYDWIIAGLLIGTVIGYPLGMFVPMTAMPQRIAISHMFGALAATLVGIAEYYTAMSHGGVEGPKMAALGFEVVFGALTVSGSFMAFGKLQEFITGRPVTYPGQNLANIGLFALTLAIFAFLIVHPGHPALFYSMVLFSFVFGFLLVLPIGGADMPVVISLMNSYAGLASAATGFAIGNNVLIIAGALDGASGFILSIIMSKAMNRSFGNVLFGAFGSAGGLASTKTATGLTVRPISIEDAAIQLAYAQHVIVVPGYGLAVAQAQHQVRELADLVEKNGGDVKYAIHPVAGRMPGHMNVLLAEANIAYDKLKEMEEINGEFAHADVALVIGANDVVNPAARSDRSSPIYGMPILNVDQAKHVIVMKRSMNTGFAGIENELFYDPKTSMLFGDAKASLTKLVAEVKNV
- a CDS encoding sigma-70 family RNA polymerase sigma factor; the protein is MKARAKRRPVRPAQIARAIDEGRESLDLYLDEISRVPLLNREEEMELARKAYKGNIAAQERLARHNVRFVVSVAKKFQNRGVPLVDLIGEGNLGLMTAARKFDPDRGVKFISYAVWWIRQAVQAAIARHGRPVRVPLNRTADLSRLGRTTTLLKDRLGRMPTTEELARATGLTVEAVRSLSALNSEAVRLDHPTRDGEGNERIERFTSGEQESTDMSTMANSQTRDIEAALAALPPRDAKVLRLYFGLDDGNSRTLEEIGRMMGVTRERIRQLRDRALLRLREGETGDRLRDLVA
- a CDS encoding aconitate hydratase; its protein translation is MPTQSANPFGTRATLQLGGETAVVYRLPELGRQGLTRLDRLPFSIRILLENALRHCGRGVVSEAHVEDLAAWSPARTRRGEVPFMPARVVLQDFTGVPCVVDLAAMRDAMARMRGDPSRINPVVPCDLVIDHSVQVDYFGSDRALKLNVALEFDRNRERYQLLKFAQRAFDDFRVVPPGTGIVHQVNLEYLAPVVQLRRQFDELTAYPDTLVGTDSHTTMINGLGVLGWGVGGIEAEAVMLGQPYFMLIPEVIGMKLTGELPVGTTATDLVLQVTQLLRKKGVVDKFVEFYGPGLSSLGLADRATIANMAPEYGATMGFFPVDAETVRYLERTGRSRKVVERVERYCREQGLFRTDTTPDPEFTDTLELDLSTVVSSLAGPRRPQDLVPLTELKRNFIVNLPGLMSVNVPADRKELAQSAYSRWVGEGGANVTIGDKGGGSAQATATADPDAPPIVKGQIDGTDITLHDGAVVIAAITSCTNTSNPSVMIGAGLLARKAVERGLMTRAWVKTSLAPGSRVVTDYLNGSGLLRYLEQLRFNTVGYGCTTCIGNSGPLPETVARLIDEHSLVTAAVLSGNRNFEARVHPQVRANYLASPMLVVAFALAGRVDIDLSREPLGTGKDGKPVYLRDIWPTAAEVREAMAQSLKPELFEHRYGQVFEGDETWRSLSVPSGSRYAWDPGSTYVQEPPFFTDLPPDPPPLSDLAGARVLAVLGDSVTTDHISPAGSIPKNGPAAAYLREHGVEQADWNTFGSRRGNHEVMMRGTFGNVRIINHLVTGREGNWTLHFPSGEVISIYDAAMRYQAAGTPLIILTGKEYGTGSSRDWAAKGPALLGVKAIIAESYERIHRSNLVGMGVLPLAYAPGSDRASLGLTGTETFSISGIAEGLEPGGTVRVTARDETGRETVFPATVRLNSAVELDYYRHGGILQRVLRQFVGEGRRGR